A region of Pseudorasbora parva isolate DD20220531a chromosome 14, ASM2467924v1, whole genome shotgun sequence DNA encodes the following proteins:
- the LOC137040768 gene encoding uncharacterized protein, protein MLPNHLLRVCMKNQTDEERKAEVERAKKSMKAWTLRGRTWDYNAMVKRYPDEASRQALLEDLRERHFLILNDPKAAQDAQAESRHRPPGAAKPVQPTLQDCQRVLRVSQADMLGIHRKLLDQQHLEEDQRTLFRYFCEAILILRYFQRPEAVMAFKASDWLNKTNVDGRIHMEVQSTKQRSTFSITEEDSAMLDTYFQKIRPGCLQDSVDDQGRFFLSKQGLPVGNVTNDLRRLHEQYDLPSFSSQQARRAQSTMACSSSDEPADERRGQKQKRGRGAADQDDRDFGAFLLQFPAAASSSPPTKKKRTAAGFPSDRVFYDRWRSLQLAKREEHLLSQCSRRPPTVSKVSLLIQKEGWTGNCPRPQDLVAKWRPVTRVQVESDPRIITMVQNQKWTGLALKDFGAKGHGVVATKAFAMGSIVCDYHGKVITGAEGRKLVKSINGDIDYLFFFHYAGQDLCVDAETFPCECHPTENTMGRKINHSSKRANLRPVHCMMNFPEGQRDVILFQAKRDIRVCEELLIDYGVKSKSF, encoded by the exons ATGCTGCCTAACCACCTGTTGAGGGTCTGCATGAAGAACCAGACTGATGAGGAGAGGAAAGCAGAGGTGGAGAGAGCCAAAAAGTCCATGAAGGCCTGGACCCTCCGAGGCAGAACCTGGGACTACAATGCCATGGTCAAGCGGTACCCCGATGAGGCATCCAGACAGGCTCTTCTGGAAGACCTGCgtgaaagacattttttgatcTTGAATGACCCCAAGGCTGCACAGGACGCACAGGCTGAATCCCGTCACAGACCACCAGGCGCTGCAAA GCCCGTTCAGCCGACTCTCCAAGACTGTCAAAGAGTCCTCAGAGTATCACAGGCGGACATGCTGGGCATCCACAGGAAGCTCCTGGACCAGCAGCATTTGGAAGAAGACCAAAGGACGCTGTTCCGGTACTTCTGCGAAGCCATCTTGATCCTGAGGTACTTCCAGCGACCAGAAGCAGTGATGGCATTTAAA GCTTCAGACTGGCTCAACAAGACAAATGTTGATGGCCGAATTCACATGGAGGTGCAATCCACAAAGCAGAGGTCAACATTTTCCATCACAGAGGAGGACTCTGCT ATGCTGGACACATACTTCCAGAAGATTCGTCCAGGATGTCTGCAGGACAGTGTGGACGACCAGGGCAGATTTTTCCTGTCCAAACAAGGGCTGCCAGTTGGCAACGTCACAAACGACCTCAGGCGTCTGCATGAACA GTACGATTTGCCAAGCTTTTCGAGCCAGCAAGCCAGAAGAGCCCAAAGTACTATGGCATG CTCTTCTTCTGACGAGCCGGCCGACGAGAGGAGAGGTCAGAAACAGAAGAGAGGCAGAGGCGCAGCTGACCAGGATGACAGGGACTTTGGAGCGTTTCTCCTGCAGTTTCCAGCGGCGGCGAGTAGCAGCCCGCCCACGAAAAAGAAGAGGACCGCTGCAGGGTTTCCATCTGACAGAGTGTTCTATGACAGGTGGAGGTCTTTGCAGCTTGCCAAACGGGAGGAGCACCTCTTGT CCCAGTGTTCAAGGCGCCCCCCGACTGTCAGCAAGGTGTCACTGCTGATCCAAAAAGAGGGTTGGACTGGCAACTGTCCTCGACCCCAGGACCTAGTGGCTAAGTGGAGACCCGTCACTAGGGTGCAGGTGGAGTCGGATCCAAGGATCATCACTATGGTCCAGAACCAAAAGTGGACAGGTCTGGCCCTCAAGGACTTTGGTGCAAAAGGACATG GAGTTGTTGCCACCAAAGCCTTTGCCATGGGCTCCATCGTTTGTGATTACCATGGCAAGGTAATCACAGGAGCAGAGGGCCGGAAGTTGGTTAAGTCCATCAACGGTGACATAGACTACCTTTTCTTTTTCCACTATGCTGGTCAGGACCTCTGTGTGGACGCTGAGACTTTCCCTTGCGAGTGTCACCCAACAGAAAACACCATGGGCCGGAAGATCAACCATTCCTCCAAGAGAGCAAACCTGAGGCCGGTCCACTGCATGATGAACTTTCCTGAAGGACAGAGGGATGTGATTTTGTTCCAGGCAAAGAGAGACATTCGTGTGTGCGAGGAGCTGCTGATTGACTACGGCGTCAAGAGCAAGTCTTTTTGA